DNA from Bacteroidia bacterium:
TAAGTTCAAAAACATTATCATTAAAAGTTAAACCACTTGCAGGCTGACAGTAATAATTTGCTACCTCACCCCAACTCCATGTGGGGCAGGCAAGTTCATCTTCATACACCGATGCATCACCAATAACTTTTCCATTTATTGAATCTATTCCTAATTTTTTAATTGCATTTCCCCATTTCGACACAATATTTGACTCATCAACTCTGCCAAGAGTCGGATCACCACCTCCTTTAATAATAATATTACCATTTAATATATGCCCTTCAGAAATATTACCATTATATTGTAAAGTGGTTTTAAATGACATTCCCCCACCAAGGGCTTCCAATGCTGTAGCTGTTGTTAGTAATTTCAATACTGATGCCGGCACTAAACTTATTTGCGGGTTATATTGATAAATAACATTATCAATCGAATCTTCAGCAATTATAATTCCTACAGAAGCATGACGAATTGTGCTATCTGTAAGAAATTGCTCAATTTCCCACTTTAATGAATCTATAGGTTTTACTTTTATACTATCATTTTTTGCAACAACATCCTTTTTTACAACATCTTTTTTGGATTTACTATTACAAGAACTAAAGTAAATACACAATGAAAAAATTCCTAAAAAAAATAAACTCTTCATTAAATTAAAATTTAAAAAACTTGGTAAATGTAAGAAAAATAGGAAATAAGATTTTCAGGCAAAAATATAATATCAGAATAAAATAACTAATCTAATTGTAAAAATACTTGTATTAAAATTTGATTAATTTAAATATTAAAAAATTGAATATTTATTTAATTTACTATAAACAAGAAAGTAACACGATATTTATATTTTATGCTAAATAACATTTTTATTTTAAATAATATTATTATATTTGGTAGTTGATTAATTAAGGAGCAATCTTATTATCGCGCTTACAATCTGCCTATTAGGATTTTACTTTTTCTTCAACAAATTAATTACCAATCAATTTAATTTAATTTATTTTGGAAGCATTAAACGATATAATTAAAAAATGTAATGAACTAGCTTTTGACCTGAATTTTACCAGAGCAAAAGAATGGAAGAAACAGGATAATAGCAGAGTTTTGGTTGGATATATGCCTATTTACTTTCCGCGAGAAATAGTTCATGCAGCTAATGGTTTGGCGGTAGGAATACTTGGCGGTGGAGATAAGAAGCAGATTATTAAGGGTGACGCATACTATCAATCATATGTGTGTCATATGCCCCGTGGGATTGTAGAATTAGTACTTGATAATCATCTTGAAGATTTTGACGGATTTATATTTCCGTCAATTTGTGATGTAATAAGGAATCTATCCGGAATGTTTCAGCTTTTTGGTAAAGGTAAATTTGTGAAATACATGGACTTTCCTCAAAACTTCTTACCTGAAGTCGGAGGTGAATTTTATAAATCAGAGCTTCAACATATATTAAATGAGATTAAAAAAATAAATAATATTGAAGTTACACCTGAGCGTCTTCAAAAATCAATTGATCTATTTAATAAAAACAGAAAACTAACTGAAGAAATATACAATATCAGATCAGAGTTTCCATGGAGAATTACTGCTGCCGACATATATAATATTGTACGTGCCGGTTTTGTAATTCCGGTTGAAGAACATAATGACATTTTAGAAGAAGTTGTAAATCTTTTAAAAGTTGAAAACGGTGAACCTCATGATAAAATAAGAGTTCTTGTAATTGGTGCATTCTGCGAACAACCTCCCTTAAGTTTAATAAAAACAATTGAGCTTGCAGGGTGTTATATTATTGAAGACGATTTTCTTCTTGGTTCAAGATGGATAAAAGGCGATATAAATACAACAAAATACTCACCTTTAGATTCTATAGTTAGAGCTTACCTCGAACAAAGCACATTTTCTTCGTCAGTTTATGATGTAGACAATCCAAAAGAAGGTCGCTTACTAACTCAATTGAAAGAAAGAAACGTAGACGGGATCATTTTTGCAGCTCCAAGTTTCTGCGACCCAGCTCTACTTGATCATCCTATTTTGCAAAAAGCCTGCGATGATAACAACGTTCGTTACATAAGCTTTTTATACAGCGAAAACACCGGTCAGTTTAAGGTAATTAAAGAACAGGTCGGAACTTTTTCAGACTCAATTAAACTTTGGGCTTAATTAAATCACAATTAAAGAAGAAAATATTAATAAATAATATGTCAAAATCTGTTAGCAAAGAAAAGAGCATGATCATCCAGAAAGAGATGATTGCAGGATTGTTAAAGGAGTTGGGAAATGCTAAAGAAACCGGAAAGAAAGTTGTTTATACTTTTGTTCCCGGAAATATTTCAGAGCTTATTCTTGCTTTCGACATGCTTCCTGTTTATCCTGAAATTAATGCACTTCAATCCGGTATGCGAAAGAAATCTGAAGGCTTCATACTTGATGCAGAAAAATTGGGACATTCAGAAGATGTTTGTACTTACGTTAAATGTGATGTTGGTATGATGATTAATGGTAACATTGGACCATCAGGTGAAAAGATTCCGGCACCTGATCTTTTGTTATTAAGCTATACCGGCTGTTTCACATTTATGAAATGGTTCGAGACATTAAAACGACTTTACCCAAATGTACCAGTTGCTTTACTTCACACTCCATATCAGGAAGGTCATAAAATTACTCCAGAAATGACGCAATATATGGTAAAACAACTCAAAGAAGAAGTTATACCAAAAATGGAAAAAGTTTCAGGTAACAAATATGACGAAGAAAAATTAAAGAAAATACTTGCAAATTCCTCAAAAGTTGAAGAAACAATAATCAAAATATTTGATACAACTAAAAACCGTCCCTCACCTATTGATGCTTATTTTGCAGGAGTATATTATATCGGACCTATAAATAATGGTTTCAGAGGAACTCCTGAAGCTATAGATTATTATAATGAGCTATACAAAGAAATTATGGACAGAGTTCATAATGGATTAGGACCTATAACACCTGAAGGTGAAATGGAGAAAGAACGTTTCCGTTTAGTGGTTGAAGGTCCACCCAACTGGACACACTTTCGCGAATTCTGGAAATTATTTTATGATATGGGTGCCGTTATTGTAGCTTCTTCATATACAAAAGTTGGTGGAGTTTACGATATGGGATTCCGTGTAAATCCGGATAAACCATTGGAAAGTCTTGCCGATTACTGTATGAATTGTTATACAAATCTAAACCTTGAACAACGTGTAGAACTTTTAAGTAAATGTATTACTGATTATCATGCAGATGGATTTCTCGTTAATTCAATTAAAAGCTGTAATTCATTCTCGGCAGGTCAGTTAATGATTATGCAACAACTGGAACGTCGTCTGGAAATACCAGTTGGTTTTATTGAATCTGATTTGGTTGATCCTAGATACTTTTCATATGCAAATATTAAAAATCGTCTCGAATCATTCTTCCAAATGTTAGAACAACGTAAATTAATTTTAGAATAATCATAACAATCTTTTAATTAAGAAAAATAATTATTAATGAAAAAATATTTTTTAGGTATCGACCTTGGTTCAACTACTTCAAAGGCTGTTATTATTAACGAGCAGGATGAAATCATTGGAAGAGGAATAACAAATACTAGGGCAAATTACATGGTAGCAACAGAAATTGCAAGATTGGAAGCAATTTACAATGCCCGTTTTTCAATTCTTAAAATGAAATTAGATGATGAAATAAAAAGTAAACCTGAATATAAAAAATATATTGAGGATATTGAATCTGTATTTCAATATTTACAGTTTAAACGTAGATTAGATAAGCTAATTGTTCAGTTTGACGAATCAATAAATTCTACTTTTGAAGGTGAGAAAAAAACTACTATTGTTAATTTTGTTAAAACAATATTCAATATTATTGCTCCTGAAATAAGACATGAATTTATTTTCGCAAATCTTGGAAATAAAAATCAGTTTTTCCGTGATATAGTAAGTGAACGCTACAATAAAGAAATTGCAAAACTTGGCAAAGAATATTTTGAGCCAATGATGCTGATTTACGATAAAAGTATTACTCCTGTGGAAAATGAATTAACTGAGTTTGATTTTAAAGAACTGATATTTGAAGCACTTGAAGTTCTTAATGAAAAATATTCTTATTTAGAAAACACAAATCCAGAGGTTTCAGATATCCAGTTCGACATTGAAATGAATATCCTGAAAGGAAATCATAAACAAGTTCACGAGTCAATAAAAGAACACATAACTTTTATTGCAAACATGGATATACATATAGCAAACATGGTTGGTACCGGCTATGGTCGTGCGCTTTTACCATTTCCGGAGAAATCTATAAAATCGGAAATTCTTTGCCATGCTTTTGGTGCCCATGCAGTATTTCCAAATACTAAAACCGTTCTGGATATTGGTGGTCAGGACACAAAAGCAATTCAGGTTGACAGCCATGGTTTAGTTACAAGTTTTCACATGAATGACAGATGTGCTGCAGGTTGTGGAAGATATTTAGGCTATATTGCAGATGAATTTAACATTTCACTTAATGAATTAGGTCCCCTTGCATCAGACGCAAAGAAAGAAGTAACAATTTGCTCAACATGTACTGTTTTTGCAGCCGCAGAAATAAGAGAATTATTAAATGTTGGCGAAGAACGTGCAGACATTCTTGCAGGCTTACATAAATCAATTGTTATGAGGGCGATGTCTTTACTTGCGCGTTCAGGTGGTGTTAGAAATGAATTCACATTTACAGGAGGCGTAGCAAGAAACCAAGCTGTATTAAAATATGTTACAGAACTTGTAAGAAAAAATTACGGTGACGATCTTAAAATAAATATTCACACCGACTCAATTTTTATGGGAGCTTTGGGCGGTGCAATGTTTGCACGCAGAAGTTATAAAGATTAAAATTAATTTTAAAAAATGGATAACAAATTATACACAATAGGAGTTGATGTTGGAAGTAGTAACATTAAAATGGTTCTTCTGAACTATTCAGAAAATCCTGTTATTATTGATAAAGATTCCGAGAAAATTAGAAAACGTAATCCCGAAATGGTTGCAAATTTACTTATCGACCATCTTCTGGAAAAAAACAACCTTAATATAAAGGACATTGCATACATTGCATCAACTGGAGAAGGTGAAATGCTTACAAGAAAACGAGGTCATTTTTACAGTATGACAACCCATGCCCGTGGAGGAATTTATTTTTCGCCCGGCGCAAAAACAGTTGTTGACCTAGGTGCACTGTATGTTAGAGCAATTAAAGTTGACGATTTTGGTAAAGTAATTGACTATAAAATGACCGGACAATGCGCATCAGGATCAGGGCAATTTATCGAGAATATTTCAAGATATTTAGGTTTAGCTATTGAAGAAGTTGGAGAAACATCTCTAAAATCTACCAAACCCGAATTACCATCAGGAATATGTGCAGTATTAGCTGAAACAGATGTTATTAATATGG
Protein-coding regions in this window:
- the bcrC gene encoding benzoyl-CoA reductase subunit C — protein: MEALNDIIKKCNELAFDLNFTRAKEWKKQDNSRVLVGYMPIYFPREIVHAANGLAVGILGGGDKKQIIKGDAYYQSYVCHMPRGIVELVLDNHLEDFDGFIFPSICDVIRNLSGMFQLFGKGKFVKYMDFPQNFLPEVGGEFYKSELQHILNEIKKINNIEVTPERLQKSIDLFNKNRKLTEEIYNIRSEFPWRITAADIYNIVRAGFVIPVEEHNDILEEVVNLLKVENGEPHDKIRVLVIGAFCEQPPLSLIKTIELAGCYIIEDDFLLGSRWIKGDINTTKYSPLDSIVRAYLEQSTFSSSVYDVDNPKEGRLLTQLKERNVDGIIFAAPSFCDPALLDHPILQKACDDNNVRYISFLYSENTGQFKVIKEQVGTFSDSIKLWA
- the bcrB gene encoding benzoyl-CoA reductase subunit B, with protein sequence MSKSVSKEKSMIIQKEMIAGLLKELGNAKETGKKVVYTFVPGNISELILAFDMLPVYPEINALQSGMRKKSEGFILDAEKLGHSEDVCTYVKCDVGMMINGNIGPSGEKIPAPDLLLLSYTGCFTFMKWFETLKRLYPNVPVALLHTPYQEGHKITPEMTQYMVKQLKEEVIPKMEKVSGNKYDEEKLKKILANSSKVEETIIKIFDTTKNRPSPIDAYFAGVYYIGPINNGFRGTPEAIDYYNELYKEIMDRVHNGLGPITPEGEMEKERFRLVVEGPPNWTHFREFWKLFYDMGAVIVASSYTKVGGVYDMGFRVNPDKPLESLADYCMNCYTNLNLEQRVELLSKCITDYHADGFLVNSIKSCNSFSAGQLMIMQQLERRLEIPVGFIESDLVDPRYFSYANIKNRLESFFQMLEQRKLILE
- a CDS encoding benzoyl-CoA reductase subunit A; its protein translation is MKKYFLGIDLGSTTSKAVIINEQDEIIGRGITNTRANYMVATEIARLEAIYNARFSILKMKLDDEIKSKPEYKKYIEDIESVFQYLQFKRRLDKLIVQFDESINSTFEGEKKTTIVNFVKTIFNIIAPEIRHEFIFANLGNKNQFFRDIVSERYNKEIAKLGKEYFEPMMLIYDKSITPVENELTEFDFKELIFEALEVLNEKYSYLENTNPEVSDIQFDIEMNILKGNHKQVHESIKEHITFIANMDIHIANMVGTGYGRALLPFPEKSIKSEILCHAFGAHAVFPNTKTVLDIGGQDTKAIQVDSHGLVTSFHMNDRCAAGCGRYLGYIADEFNISLNELGPLASDAKKEVTICSTCTVFAAAEIRELLNVGEERADILAGLHKSIVMRAMSLLARSGGVRNEFTFTGGVARNQAVLKYVTELVRKNYGDDLKINIHTDSIFMGALGGAMFARRSYKD
- the bcrD gene encoding benzoyl-CoA reductase subunit D — its product is MDNKLYTIGVDVGSSNIKMVLLNYSENPVIIDKDSEKIRKRNPEMVANLLIDHLLEKNNLNIKDIAYIASTGEGEMLTRKRGHFYSMTTHARGGIYFSPGAKTVVDLGALYVRAIKVDDFGKVIDYKMTGQCASGSGQFIENISRYLGLAIEEVGETSLKSTKPELPSGICAVLAETDVINMVSRGISTPDIIKGIHLSIANKVVKLLTSVRAESPVTLTGGMAMNIGMVQAINELAELGKLNLTITSNPDAVYAGALGAAIWGGFRHLKLSSK